The sequence TCGCGAATCGCGTCGAGATCCTCCCGGGGCGTCGCGTCGGAGACTCGCAGCAGCAGAGCGGCGCCGCTCCGCGGGTCGAACGGACCCGACGCGAGCACGGTCCCGCGCGCGTGGAGCACGCCGAGGTACGCGCGATGCTCGTCCAGGACCGCGAGC is a genomic window of Thermoanaerobaculia bacterium containing:
- a CDS encoding YciI family protein, translating into MYAIAIIRYRRALDEVLAVLDEHRAYLGVLHARGTVLASGPFDPRSGAALLLRVSDATPREDLDAIRDGDPFVRKGIAQYELQVWLPTFGKESLDSLAPAAPR